From one Triticum aestivum cultivar Chinese Spring chromosome 4B, IWGSC CS RefSeq v2.1, whole genome shotgun sequence genomic stretch:
- the LOC123090977 gene encoding serine carboxypeptidase-like 13 isoform X3 encodes MSLKLLRLRTAGQCHFLPPLLLLHLVPALLLLPPSRPALAAAATVVTHLPGFDGPLPFNLETGYVGVEEEAGAELFYYFVESERSPGTDPLLLWLTGGPRCSVIMGLAFEIGPLKFVLAPYSGGLPELVYNPYSWTKMANILLLDSPVGSGFSFARDPKGYDVGDYSSSSQVQTFLNKWFTDHPQYLSNPFYIGGDSYAGKVIPLIGQGISEGIDVRQQPVINLKGYMVGNPITDPKFDENYKIPSAHGFGIISDQIYESAVKNCKGDYVTPVNKMCVEVLHTINNLISEISIEHILYNKCDVVAPKTIDDASRRKFLLEESTQLNTPPARPTVDCFTYGYYLAYFWMNNNMTRKALGIKEGTTNEWIQCNIGLPYTYEIPSSIPYHLNLTTRGYRALVYSGDHDLEAPFLGTQAWIRSLNFSIVDEWRAWHLSGQAAGFTIEYTNNMTFATVKGAGHTAPEYRPKECFAMAQRAGRRRSKQRTTMVQNLGNCFH; translated from the exons ATGTCCTTGAAGCTTCTCCGGCTGCGTACCGCCGGGCAATGCCACttcctgccgccgctgctgctgctacaTCTCGTCCCCGCCCTCCTGCTCCTGCCGCCCTCACGCccggcgttggcggcggcggcgacggtggtcacCCACCTGCCAGGATTCGATGGCCCTCTGCCCTTCAACCTTGAAACAGG atacgtgggcgtggaggaggaggccggggcggagcTCTTCTACTATTTCGTCGAGTCGGAGAGGAGCCCCGGCACGGACCCACTGCTCCTATGGCTCACCGGCGGTCCCCGCTGCTCGGTCATTATGGGCCTGGCCTTTGAAATCG GTCCTCTGAAGTTTGTGTTGGCACCGTATAGTGGCGGTTTGCCGGAGTTGGTGTATAACCCATATTCATGGACAAAG ATGGCAAACATACTCCTGTTGGATTCACCGGTGGGTTCAGGTTTTTCGTTCGCTCGTGATCCCAAAGGCTACGATGTTGGGGACTACTCATCATCTTCGCAGGTCCAAACATTTCTGAATAAG TGGTTCACGGATCACCCGCAATACCTTTCAAATCCTTTCTACATTGGTGGAGATTCATATGCTGGAAAGGTGATTCCACTTATTGGACAAGGCATTTCAGAAG GAATTGACGTGAGGCAACAACCTGTTATCAATCTCAAG GGATATATGGTTGGCAACCCTATAACAGATCCAAAGTTTGATGAAAATTACAAAATTCCAAGTGCTCATGGCTTTGGGATAATATCTGATCAAATATATGAG AGTGCGGTGAAGAATTGCAAAGGAGATTATGTTACCCCCGTGAACAAAATGTGTGTTGAAGTGTTGCATACTATCAATAAT CTCATTTCTGAAATTTCAATTGAACACATCTTGTACAACAAGTGTGACGTAGTTGCGCCAAAGACCATAGATGATGCTTCAAGAAGAAAGTTTTTGTTGGAAGAATCTACCCAGTTAAACACGCCACCTGCTCGTCCAACTGTAGATTGTTTT ACATATGGTTATTACCTAGCTTACTTTTGGATGAACAACAACATGACTAGAAAAGCTCTTGGGATCAAGGAG GGAACAACCAATGAGTGGATACAATGCAACATAGGGCTCCCCTACACATATGAGATACCGAGCAGTATACCATACCATCTCAACCTCACTACAAGAGGTTATCGTGCACTTGTGTACAG TGGAGACCATGATCTGGAGGCACCATTTCTTGGCACACAAGCATGGATAAGATCCTTGAACTTTTCGATCGTTGATGAATGGAGAGCATGGCATCTTAGTGGGCAGGCTGCTGG ATTTACCATAGAATACACAAACAATATGACATTTGCCACAGTGAAG GGTGCTGGTCATACTGCTCCAGAGTACCGGCCTAAAGAATGTTTTGCCATGGCTCAAAG
- the LOC123090977 gene encoding serine carboxypeptidase-like 13 isoform X1: MSLKLLRLRTAGQCHFLPPLLLLHLVPALLLLPPSRPALAAAATVVTHLPGFDGPLPFNLETGYVGVEEEAGAELFYYFVESERSPGTDPLLLWLTGGPRCSVIMGLAFEIGPLKFVLAPYSGGLPELVYNPYSWTKMANILLLDSPVGSGFSFARDPKGYDVGDYSSSSQVQTFLNKWFTDHPQYLSNPFYIGGDSYAGKVIPLIGQGISEGIDVRQQPVINLKGYMVGNPITDPKFDENYKIPSAHGFGIISDQIYESAVKNCKGDYVTPVNKMCVEVLHTINNLISEISIEHILYNKCDVVAPKTIDDASRRKFLLEESTQLNTPPARPTVDCFTYGYYLAYFWMNNNMTRKALGIKEGTTNEWIQCNIGLPYTYEIPSSIPYHLNLTTRGYRALVYSGDHDLEAPFLGTQAWIRSLNFSIVDEWRAWHLSGQAAGFTIEYTNNMTFATVKGAGHTAPEYRPKECFAMAQRASPTATLKPLAYVQTTLSGLRKPSNAGIVFCSGRQDGGGGYLKLG, encoded by the exons ATGTCCTTGAAGCTTCTCCGGCTGCGTACCGCCGGGCAATGCCACttcctgccgccgctgctgctgctacaTCTCGTCCCCGCCCTCCTGCTCCTGCCGCCCTCACGCccggcgttggcggcggcggcgacggtggtcacCCACCTGCCAGGATTCGATGGCCCTCTGCCCTTCAACCTTGAAACAGG atacgtgggcgtggaggaggaggccggggcggagcTCTTCTACTATTTCGTCGAGTCGGAGAGGAGCCCCGGCACGGACCCACTGCTCCTATGGCTCACCGGCGGTCCCCGCTGCTCGGTCATTATGGGCCTGGCCTTTGAAATCG GTCCTCTGAAGTTTGTGTTGGCACCGTATAGTGGCGGTTTGCCGGAGTTGGTGTATAACCCATATTCATGGACAAAG ATGGCAAACATACTCCTGTTGGATTCACCGGTGGGTTCAGGTTTTTCGTTCGCTCGTGATCCCAAAGGCTACGATGTTGGGGACTACTCATCATCTTCGCAGGTCCAAACATTTCTGAATAAG TGGTTCACGGATCACCCGCAATACCTTTCAAATCCTTTCTACATTGGTGGAGATTCATATGCTGGAAAGGTGATTCCACTTATTGGACAAGGCATTTCAGAAG GAATTGACGTGAGGCAACAACCTGTTATCAATCTCAAG GGATATATGGTTGGCAACCCTATAACAGATCCAAAGTTTGATGAAAATTACAAAATTCCAAGTGCTCATGGCTTTGGGATAATATCTGATCAAATATATGAG AGTGCGGTGAAGAATTGCAAAGGAGATTATGTTACCCCCGTGAACAAAATGTGTGTTGAAGTGTTGCATACTATCAATAAT CTCATTTCTGAAATTTCAATTGAACACATCTTGTACAACAAGTGTGACGTAGTTGCGCCAAAGACCATAGATGATGCTTCAAGAAGAAAGTTTTTGTTGGAAGAATCTACCCAGTTAAACACGCCACCTGCTCGTCCAACTGTAGATTGTTTT ACATATGGTTATTACCTAGCTTACTTTTGGATGAACAACAACATGACTAGAAAAGCTCTTGGGATCAAGGAG GGAACAACCAATGAGTGGATACAATGCAACATAGGGCTCCCCTACACATATGAGATACCGAGCAGTATACCATACCATCTCAACCTCACTACAAGAGGTTATCGTGCACTTGTGTACAG TGGAGACCATGATCTGGAGGCACCATTTCTTGGCACACAAGCATGGATAAGATCCTTGAACTTTTCGATCGTTGATGAATGGAGAGCATGGCATCTTAGTGGGCAGGCTGCTGG ATTTACCATAGAATACACAAACAATATGACATTTGCCACAGTGAAG GGTGCTGGTCATACTGCTCCAGAGTACCGGCCTAAAGAATGTTTTGCCATGGCTCAAAG ggcatctccaacggcgaccCTCAAACCTCTCGCATACGTCCAGACAACATTGTCCGGACTGCGAAAGCCATCTAACGCAG GGATTGTGTTCTGCTCAGGAAgacaagacggcggcggcggctacctgaaGTTGGGATAA
- the LOC123090977 gene encoding serine carboxypeptidase-like 13 isoform X2: MSLKLLRLRTAGQCHFLPPLLLLHLVPALLLLPPSRPALAAAATVVTHLPGFDGPLPFNLETGYVGVEEEAGAELFYYFVESERSPGTDPLLLWLTGGPRCSVIMGLAFEIGPLKFVLAPYSGGLPELVYNPYSWTKMANILLLDSPVGSGFSFARDPKGYDVGDYSSSSQVQTFLNKWFTDHPQYLSNPFYIGGDSYAGKVIPLIGQGISEGIDVRQQPVINLKGYMVGNPITDPKFDENYKIPSAHGFGIISDQIYESAVKNCKGDYVTPVNKMCVEVLHTINNLISEISIEHILYNKCDVVAPKTIDDASRRKFLLEESTQLNTPPARPTVDCFTYGYYLAYFWMNNNMTRKALGIKEGTTNEWIQCNIGLPYTYEIPSSIPYHLNLTTRGYRALVYSGDHDLEAPFLGTQAWIRSLNFSIVDEWRAWHLSGQAAGFTIEYTNNMTFATVKGAGHTAPEYRPKECFAMAQRASPTATLKPLAYVQTTLSGLRKPSNAGRQDGGGGYLKLG; encoded by the exons ATGTCCTTGAAGCTTCTCCGGCTGCGTACCGCCGGGCAATGCCACttcctgccgccgctgctgctgctacaTCTCGTCCCCGCCCTCCTGCTCCTGCCGCCCTCACGCccggcgttggcggcggcggcgacggtggtcacCCACCTGCCAGGATTCGATGGCCCTCTGCCCTTCAACCTTGAAACAGG atacgtgggcgtggaggaggaggccggggcggagcTCTTCTACTATTTCGTCGAGTCGGAGAGGAGCCCCGGCACGGACCCACTGCTCCTATGGCTCACCGGCGGTCCCCGCTGCTCGGTCATTATGGGCCTGGCCTTTGAAATCG GTCCTCTGAAGTTTGTGTTGGCACCGTATAGTGGCGGTTTGCCGGAGTTGGTGTATAACCCATATTCATGGACAAAG ATGGCAAACATACTCCTGTTGGATTCACCGGTGGGTTCAGGTTTTTCGTTCGCTCGTGATCCCAAAGGCTACGATGTTGGGGACTACTCATCATCTTCGCAGGTCCAAACATTTCTGAATAAG TGGTTCACGGATCACCCGCAATACCTTTCAAATCCTTTCTACATTGGTGGAGATTCATATGCTGGAAAGGTGATTCCACTTATTGGACAAGGCATTTCAGAAG GAATTGACGTGAGGCAACAACCTGTTATCAATCTCAAG GGATATATGGTTGGCAACCCTATAACAGATCCAAAGTTTGATGAAAATTACAAAATTCCAAGTGCTCATGGCTTTGGGATAATATCTGATCAAATATATGAG AGTGCGGTGAAGAATTGCAAAGGAGATTATGTTACCCCCGTGAACAAAATGTGTGTTGAAGTGTTGCATACTATCAATAAT CTCATTTCTGAAATTTCAATTGAACACATCTTGTACAACAAGTGTGACGTAGTTGCGCCAAAGACCATAGATGATGCTTCAAGAAGAAAGTTTTTGTTGGAAGAATCTACCCAGTTAAACACGCCACCTGCTCGTCCAACTGTAGATTGTTTT ACATATGGTTATTACCTAGCTTACTTTTGGATGAACAACAACATGACTAGAAAAGCTCTTGGGATCAAGGAG GGAACAACCAATGAGTGGATACAATGCAACATAGGGCTCCCCTACACATATGAGATACCGAGCAGTATACCATACCATCTCAACCTCACTACAAGAGGTTATCGTGCACTTGTGTACAG TGGAGACCATGATCTGGAGGCACCATTTCTTGGCACACAAGCATGGATAAGATCCTTGAACTTTTCGATCGTTGATGAATGGAGAGCATGGCATCTTAGTGGGCAGGCTGCTGG ATTTACCATAGAATACACAAACAATATGACATTTGCCACAGTGAAG GGTGCTGGTCATACTGCTCCAGAGTACCGGCCTAAAGAATGTTTTGCCATGGCTCAAAG ggcatctccaacggcgaccCTCAAACCTCTCGCATACGTCCAGACAACATTGTCCGGACTGCGAAAGCCATCTAACGCAG GAAgacaagacggcggcggcggctacctgaaGTTGGGATAA
- the LOC123090977 gene encoding serine carboxypeptidase-like 13 isoform X4, with amino-acid sequence MSLKLLRLRTAGQCHFLPPLLLLHLVPALLLLPPSRPALAAAATVVTHLPGFDGPLPFNLETGYVGVEEEAGAELFYYFVESERSPGTDPLLLWLTGGPRCSVIMGLAFEIGPLKFVLAPYSGGLPELVYNPYSWTKMANILLLDSPVGSGFSFARDPKGYDVGDYSSSSQVQTFLNKWFTDHPQYLSNPFYIGGDSYAGKVIPLIGQGISEGIDVRQQPVINLKGYMVGNPITDPKFDENYKIPSAHGFGIISDQIYESAVKNCKGDYVTPVNKMCVEVLHTINNLISEISIEHILYNKCDVVAPKTIDDASRRKFLLEESTQLNTPPARPTVDCFTYGYYLAYFWMNNNMTRKALGIKEGTTNEWIQCNIGLPYTYEIPSSIPYHLNLTTRGYRALVYSGDHDLEAPFLGTQAWIRSLNFSIVDEWRAWHLSGQAAGFTIEYTNNMTFATVKGAGHTAPEYRPKECFAMAQRKIWWGREKHPSRLDLSYQL; translated from the exons ATGTCCTTGAAGCTTCTCCGGCTGCGTACCGCCGGGCAATGCCACttcctgccgccgctgctgctgctacaTCTCGTCCCCGCCCTCCTGCTCCTGCCGCCCTCACGCccggcgttggcggcggcggcgacggtggtcacCCACCTGCCAGGATTCGATGGCCCTCTGCCCTTCAACCTTGAAACAGG atacgtgggcgtggaggaggaggccggggcggagcTCTTCTACTATTTCGTCGAGTCGGAGAGGAGCCCCGGCACGGACCCACTGCTCCTATGGCTCACCGGCGGTCCCCGCTGCTCGGTCATTATGGGCCTGGCCTTTGAAATCG GTCCTCTGAAGTTTGTGTTGGCACCGTATAGTGGCGGTTTGCCGGAGTTGGTGTATAACCCATATTCATGGACAAAG ATGGCAAACATACTCCTGTTGGATTCACCGGTGGGTTCAGGTTTTTCGTTCGCTCGTGATCCCAAAGGCTACGATGTTGGGGACTACTCATCATCTTCGCAGGTCCAAACATTTCTGAATAAG TGGTTCACGGATCACCCGCAATACCTTTCAAATCCTTTCTACATTGGTGGAGATTCATATGCTGGAAAGGTGATTCCACTTATTGGACAAGGCATTTCAGAAG GAATTGACGTGAGGCAACAACCTGTTATCAATCTCAAG GGATATATGGTTGGCAACCCTATAACAGATCCAAAGTTTGATGAAAATTACAAAATTCCAAGTGCTCATGGCTTTGGGATAATATCTGATCAAATATATGAG AGTGCGGTGAAGAATTGCAAAGGAGATTATGTTACCCCCGTGAACAAAATGTGTGTTGAAGTGTTGCATACTATCAATAAT CTCATTTCTGAAATTTCAATTGAACACATCTTGTACAACAAGTGTGACGTAGTTGCGCCAAAGACCATAGATGATGCTTCAAGAAGAAAGTTTTTGTTGGAAGAATCTACCCAGTTAAACACGCCACCTGCTCGTCCAACTGTAGATTGTTTT ACATATGGTTATTACCTAGCTTACTTTTGGATGAACAACAACATGACTAGAAAAGCTCTTGGGATCAAGGAG GGAACAACCAATGAGTGGATACAATGCAACATAGGGCTCCCCTACACATATGAGATACCGAGCAGTATACCATACCATCTCAACCTCACTACAAGAGGTTATCGTGCACTTGTGTACAG TGGAGACCATGATCTGGAGGCACCATTTCTTGGCACACAAGCATGGATAAGATCCTTGAACTTTTCGATCGTTGATGAATGGAGAGCATGGCATCTTAGTGGGCAGGCTGCTGG ATTTACCATAGAATACACAAACAATATGACATTTGCCACAGTGAAG GGTGCTGGTCATACTGCTCCAGAGTACCGGCCTAAAGAATGTTTTGCCATGGCTCAAAG AAAGATTTGGTGGGGGAGAGAAAAGCATCCATCAAGGCTAGATTTATCCTATCAGCTCTGA